One window of Stigmatella erecta genomic DNA carries:
- a CDS encoding serine/threonine protein kinase gives MDTAFPEKLPPGTVIGSWQVISGAGRGAYGAVYCAVQEGQEEAGWVALKVALRSREERFEREAEVLSRIRHPGVPRLLARGEWKGGRWRVPHPYLVMEWVEGIPLYQWAWVNAPNSRQVLRVLAQLCRTLQAIHAAQCLHRDVKGANVLVGPEGKVSLVDFGSGTYPEAPPLTEAPLAPGTRPYRSPQALLHARAHAWDGARYKARPEDDVYALGVTAYRMVTGVYPPLGADLEVGQGTSQEAKPVRQPPHLRVRAIIPELSVLIERMLEETPSARGSARELAEALEAAAARAGPEADRRLDTAASFQPVMTVVPEPLGWRTPARAGLIGAAVACLVIGLSTHRVSEHPWPVPPEEGEPDAGTVGLADASVTPEALAAAARAEDAPLPEKSVALEMPKQPFAGQKRPPCKPQRETEIRGGCWAALLNAQAPCEDDGYEWAGKCFLPVKARPRPDTSNYP, from the coding sequence ATGGACACGGCATTTCCCGAGAAGCTCCCTCCTGGCACCGTCATTGGCTCCTGGCAGGTCATCAGCGGCGCGGGCCGCGGGGCTTACGGGGCCGTTTACTGCGCCGTGCAGGAGGGGCAGGAGGAGGCGGGATGGGTGGCGCTCAAGGTGGCCCTGCGCTCCCGTGAGGAGCGCTTCGAGCGCGAGGCAGAGGTGCTGTCCCGGATTCGCCACCCGGGAGTTCCCCGCCTGCTTGCCCGGGGCGAATGGAAGGGAGGACGCTGGAGGGTGCCTCATCCCTATCTTGTCATGGAGTGGGTGGAAGGAATTCCCCTGTATCAGTGGGCCTGGGTGAACGCTCCGAACTCGCGCCAGGTTCTCCGGGTGCTCGCGCAGCTGTGCCGCACCCTTCAGGCGATCCACGCGGCTCAATGTCTGCACCGGGATGTGAAGGGCGCTAATGTTCTCGTGGGACCGGAGGGAAAGGTGTCCTTGGTGGACTTCGGTTCCGGAACGTACCCGGAGGCGCCGCCGCTCACGGAGGCGCCGCTCGCTCCGGGAACGCGGCCCTACCGGAGTCCCCAGGCCCTTCTCCATGCGCGGGCCCACGCATGGGATGGCGCGCGGTACAAAGCCAGGCCCGAGGACGATGTGTATGCGTTGGGAGTCACCGCCTACCGGATGGTGACCGGGGTGTACCCTCCGCTGGGTGCAGACCTGGAGGTGGGGCAGGGCACGAGCCAAGAGGCCAAGCCTGTCCGGCAACCACCCCATCTGCGGGTTCGCGCGATCATCCCGGAACTTTCGGTGCTCATTGAGCGGATGCTGGAGGAGACACCTTCAGCGCGGGGCAGCGCACGCGAGTTGGCGGAGGCATTGGAGGCGGCGGCAGCCCGGGCGGGCCCGGAGGCGGACCGTCGCCTGGATACCGCAGCAAGTTTCCAGCCAGTGATGACCGTGGTTCCAGAGCCACTTGGCTGGCGAACTCCAGCCCGGGCTGGGCTGATCGGAGCCGCAGTGGCATGCCTCGTGATTGGCCTGTCCACCCATCGCGTGTCCGAGCACCCTTGGCCGGTGCCCCCGGAAGAGGGGGAACCGGATGCGGGGACGGTGGGGTTGGCAGATGCCTCTGTGACACCGGAGGCGCTGGCCGCTGCGGCACGCGCAGAGGATGCCCCACTGCCTGAGAAATCAGTGGCCTTGGAGATGCCCAAGCAGCCGTTCGCTGGACAGAAGCGGCCACCGTGCAAGCCCCAGCGGGAGACGGAAATCAGGGGAGGGTGCTGGGCGGCCCTTCTAAATGCCCAAGCTCCCTGTGAGGACGACGGATACGAGTGGGCCGGGAAATGTTTTCTGCCGGTTAAGGCTCGCCCCCGTCCCGATACGTCGAACTACCCTTA